The following proteins are encoded in a genomic region of Caminicella sporogenes DSM 14501:
- a CDS encoding 2,3-bisphosphoglycerate-independent phosphoglycerate mutase, whose amino-acid sequence MNHNQILNSIIKPNNSKIVLIVMDGIGDIRNKNYNYKTPLEYAKTPNLDMLASQSVVGRMIPISYGITPGSGPGHIGLFGFDPMDITIGRGVLEAVGLGLELKKGDVAARCNFATIDEKGNITDRRAGRIPTEKTIELCNILKSIKEIDGVEIIIKPGKGHRFVIIFRSNDKKIDSLINDTDPQAEGKPPLKANGKNDASKFLASVVNKFIHKGFELLKDKNPANAFLTRGFSSKPNLPSMWDRYKLESAAIAAYPMYRGIASLLGMKLLEAPTSIEGLFETYVKNKQKYDFFFIHVKGTDQAGEDGNFESKVDCIEKVDKALPILLENKPDVIAITGDHSSPVAMRAHSFHPVPVLIHSEFSGRDDIIYFHENACNNGGLGFFESKFLMSLLLANARRLKKFGA is encoded by the coding sequence ATGAATCACAATCAAATACTCAATAGCATTATTAAACCCAATAATTCTAAAATAGTCCTAATAGTAATGGATGGAATTGGAGATATAAGAAATAAAAATTACAACTATAAAACTCCACTTGAATATGCTAAAACACCTAATTTAGATATGTTAGCATCTCAATCAGTAGTTGGAAGAATGATTCCCATTTCATATGGTATTACTCCCGGAAGTGGCCCAGGACATATAGGACTATTTGGATTTGACCCAATGGATATTACTATTGGTAGAGGTGTTTTAGAAGCAGTAGGACTTGGACTTGAATTAAAAAAAGGTGATGTTGCAGCCAGATGTAATTTTGCAACTATAGATGAAAAAGGTAATATTACTGATAGAAGAGCTGGTAGAATTCCCACTGAAAAAACAATAGAATTATGCAATATACTAAAAAGTATAAAAGAAATCGACGGTGTAGAAATAATTATTAAACCCGGTAAAGGTCACAGATTTGTAATTATTTTTAGAAGTAACGATAAGAAAATCGATTCTTTAATAAATGATACTGATCCACAAGCAGAGGGAAAGCCACCTTTAAAAGCTAACGGTAAAAATGACGCTTCAAAATTTCTTGCCTCCGTCGTAAATAAATTTATTCATAAAGGTTTTGAACTCCTCAAAGATAAAAATCCTGCTAATGCCTTTTTAACTAGAGGTTTTTCATCAAAGCCTAATCTCCCTAGTATGTGGGACAGATATAAGCTAGAATCTGCTGCTATAGCAGCATATCCCATGTATAGAGGAATAGCTTCTTTACTTGGAATGAAATTATTAGAAGCTCCTACTTCTATCGAAGGTTTATTCGAAACTTATGTAAAAAATAAACAAAAATATGATTTCTTTTTTATTCATGTTAAAGGAACTGACCAAGCAGGAGAAGATGGAAATTTTGAATCAAAAGTAGATTGTATCGAAAAAGTCGATAAAGCACTACCTATATTACTTGAAAATAAACCAGATGTAATTGCAATAACAGGAGACCATTCTTCACCTGTTGCAATGAGAGCTCATAGTTTTCATCCTGTCCCAGTTCTCATACACAGCGAATTTTCTGGTAGAGATGATATAATCTATTTTCATGAAAATGCTTGTAATAATGGCGGTCTTGGATTTTTTGAAAGCAAATTTCTAATGTCATTATTATTAGCTAATGCTAGACGTCTAAAAAAATTTGGTGCATAA
- a CDS encoding ParA family protein, with protein MLDDKRIRIIIGHYGSGKTEFAVNYAVKLAEAGKKVALIDLDIVNPYFRSREKQDMLESKGVKVIASSLNINVGVDLPALAAGILGPIQDESYDVILDVGGDAVGARALARYYKYFKEGVYDMFCVLNAYRPGTRNVEDAIAHIKAIEKESRTKVTGLINNTHLLRETSVEDVLKGQELAKGVSEKLNLPIKYVSTLEKVARLLPKDLEGEIFPISMYMREDWM; from the coding sequence ATGCTTGATGATAAAAGAATCAGAATTATAATAGGACACTATGGAAGTGGGAAGACAGAATTTGCAGTAAATTATGCTGTTAAACTTGCTGAAGCTGGCAAAAAAGTAGCATTAATTGACCTTGATATAGTAAATCCATATTTTAGGTCAAGGGAAAAGCAAGATATGCTTGAAAGCAAGGGTGTAAAAGTTATAGCAAGTTCACTTAATATAAATGTAGGAGTAGATTTACCTGCCCTTGCAGCAGGAATATTAGGACCAATTCAAGATGAATCTTATGATGTAATATTAGATGTTGGAGGAGATGCAGTAGGTGCTAGAGCTTTAGCAAGATATTATAAATATTTTAAAGAAGGCGTCTATGATATGTTTTGTGTTCTCAATGCATATAGACCGGGAACACGAAATGTTGAAGATGCAATAGCTCATATTAAAGCTATAGAAAAAGAGTCAAGAACAAAAGTAACAGGCCTTATTAACAATACTCATCTACTTAGAGAAACTTCAGTAGAAGATGTATTAAAAGGACAAGAACTTGCTAAAGGAGTTTCAGAGAAATTAAATCTTCCGATTAAGTATGTAAGTACTTTGGAAAAGGTTGCCCGACTTCTTCCTAAGGACTTAGAAGGTGAAATATTCCCGATAAGTATGTATATGAGGGAAGACTGGATGTAA
- a CDS encoding YbbR-like domain-containing protein — translation MISFLRGLLEKSKITRNTTPKVVAILFALVLWIYVMGEVNPEDIKILNNVKVQLLNVEELKNSGMVIVDQKDFTVDIKISGRRSDIYNISIEDIKVTADLRGYRQGVNSIPLEISSPANVTIEEIKPKQIKVKLDKIVKRQKIVKILKKGKPITGFEVGDVTVTPREVFVEGPETKVNAVARVIGEVNIDGVSEDIKTKVPVKAVDSEGNEVAGVEVSTKYVNVSAPIFKVRSVVIKPQIIGKVKEGYKITKIDVKPLVVELKGREDDVKAYTQVFTEPINVGGLSSTLTTTANLILSKNITASNLQEMPKVTIVVEKIESKEFVFNTNEISINNLKDGLTTNIGELKENIKVKINDARSILENIKRNDLELVINAEGLEEGVHVIPIKLNTKEKFVGVEIIPNEIEIEIYNKDTKKLEEMVNTTM, via the coding sequence ATGATTAGTTTTTTAAGGGGGCTATTGGAAAAAAGCAAAATAACGAGAAATACAACTCCTAAGGTTGTAGCTATTTTATTTGCTCTTGTTTTGTGGATATATGTTATGGGTGAGGTAAATCCAGAAGATATAAAAATTTTGAATAATGTTAAAGTACAATTATTGAATGTTGAAGAATTAAAAAATTCTGGAATGGTAATAGTCGACCAAAAAGATTTTACAGTTGATATAAAAATATCAGGGCGAAGAAGTGATATTTATAACATTTCAATAGAAGATATAAAAGTTACTGCAGATTTAAGGGGTTATAGACAGGGGGTTAATAGTATTCCTTTGGAGATAAGTTCACCAGCAAATGTAACCATAGAGGAAATAAAACCAAAACAGATAAAAGTAAAACTTGATAAGATTGTAAAAAGACAAAAAATAGTCAAAATTTTAAAAAAAGGTAAACCAATTACAGGTTTTGAAGTTGGAGATGTAACAGTAACTCCACGTGAAGTATTTGTAGAAGGGCCAGAAACAAAAGTAAATGCTGTTGCTAGAGTTATTGGAGAAGTGAATATTGATGGTGTTAGTGAAGATATAAAGACTAAAGTTCCTGTTAAGGCAGTAGACAGTGAAGGAAATGAAGTAGCTGGAGTTGAGGTTAGTACAAAATATGTAAATGTTTCTGCTCCAATTTTTAAAGTTAGAAGTGTAGTGATAAAACCTCAAATAATTGGAAAAGTTAAAGAAGGATATAAAATAACTAAAATAGATGTTAAACCTTTAGTGGTAGAATTAAAAGGAAGAGAAGATGATGTAAAAGCTTATACACAAGTTTTTACAGAACCTATAAATGTTGGCGGCTTAAGTTCTACACTTACTACTACAGCTAATCTCATATTATCAAAAAATATAACTGCTTCTAATTTACAAGAAATGCCAAAGGTAACAATAGTAGTTGAAAAAATTGAATCAAAAGAATTTGTGTTTAATACTAATGAAATTTCTATAAATAATTTAAAGGATGGTCTGACAACTAATATTGGAGAATTAAAAGAGAATATAAAAGTTAAAATAAATGATGCAAGAAGTATACTTGAAAATATTAAGAGAAATGATTTAGAACTTGTAATTAATGCAGAGGGTTTAGAAGAAGGAGTTCATGTAATACCTATTAAACTTAATACAAAGGAAAAATTTGTAGGTGTAGAAATAATTCCTAATGAAATAGAGATAGAAATTTACAATAAAGATACTAAAAAGTTAGAAGAAATGGTGAATACGACTATGTAG
- the safA gene encoding SafA/ExsA family spore coat assembly protein → MKKSKYILLLITLCSLSFLFNINSAYAQPSTNDYDVYIVQKGDSLWKISLKYQVGLSEIIAANPQFKNPNLIYPGNKVYVPLFTTIKNIEQEVIKLTNLERQKYGLSPLKHNWELSRVARYKSEDMKNKGYFSHISPTYGSPFEMMKAFNINYRAAGENIAKGQRSAQEVVNAWMHSSGHRANILNKNFTEIGVGYAIDSKGVRYWTQMFIKP, encoded by the coding sequence TTGAAAAAATCTAAATATATATTACTTCTTATTACACTATGTTCTTTAAGTTTTTTATTTAATATTAATAGTGCATATGCACAACCAAGTACTAATGATTATGATGTATACATCGTACAAAAAGGAGATTCATTATGGAAAATTTCTCTGAAATATCAAGTAGGACTTAGTGAAATCATTGCTGCTAATCCACAATTTAAAAATCCTAACTTAATATATCCAGGTAATAAAGTTTATGTTCCACTATTTACTACAATAAAAAATATTGAACAAGAAGTTATTAAGTTAACAAATTTAGAAAGACAAAAATATGGATTATCGCCTTTAAAACACAACTGGGAATTATCTAGAGTTGCAAGATATAAATCAGAAGATATGAAAAACAAAGGATACTTTAGCCATATTTCTCCAACATATGGTTCTCCATTTGAAATGATGAAAGCTTTTAATATTAACTATAGAGCTGCAGGTGAAAATATTGCTAAAGGTCAAAGAAGTGCTCAGGAAGTTGTAAATGCATGGATGCATTCATCAGGTCATAGAGCAAATATATTAAACAAAAACTTTACTGAAATTGGAGTCGGATATGCTATAGACTCAAAAGGAGTAAGATATTGGACACAAATGTTTATAAAACCTTAA
- the ptb gene encoding phosphate butyryltransferase, whose translation MIKNFEDVLKFAAERGPKKIAVACAQDEDVLLAVDKANKKGIAEAILVGDKEKIEDIARNKNIEISKYEIIDIKDLSEASLKAVELVSTGKAHMVMKGLVDTSIILKAVLNAEVGLRTGNVLSHVAVFDIEDFDRLLFVTDAAMNIAPDLNQKRQIIENAVTVARALDIDEPKVAVLCAKEKVNPKMPATVDAAELQKMNENGEIKNCIVGGPLALDNAISVEAAKHKGITHPVAGYADILMVPTIEAGNVLYKALAFLARSKNAGVIVGAKAPVILTSRADDEEAKLNSIALGVLMAAKQK comes from the coding sequence ATGATTAAAAACTTTGAAGATGTTTTAAAGTTTGCTGCTGAAAGAGGTCCAAAAAAAATTGCAGTTGCATGTGCACAAGATGAAGATGTATTGTTAGCTGTGGATAAAGCAAATAAAAAAGGTATTGCAGAAGCTATTTTAGTAGGGGATAAAGAAAAAATAGAGGATATAGCAAGAAATAAAAATATTGAAATATCTAAATATGAAATTATAGATATAAAGGATTTAAGTGAAGCCTCACTTAAAGCAGTTGAATTAGTATCTACTGGAAAAGCTCATATGGTTATGAAGGGATTAGTAGATACATCAATCATATTAAAGGCAGTTTTAAACGCTGAAGTAGGTTTAAGAACAGGGAATGTTTTAAGTCATGTTGCAGTATTCGATATAGAAGATTTTGACAGATTATTATTTGTTACTGATGCAGCTATGAATATAGCTCCCGATTTAAATCAGAAAAGGCAGATAATCGAAAATGCAGTTACTGTTGCAAGGGCATTAGATATTGATGAGCCAAAAGTTGCGGTATTATGTGCTAAAGAGAAAGTTAATCCAAAGATGCCTGCAACTGTAGATGCTGCTGAGCTTCAGAAAATGAATGAAAATGGCGAAATAAAAAATTGTATAGTTGGAGGACCATTAGCACTGGATAATGCTATATCTGTAGAAGCGGCAAAACATAAAGGTATTACTCACCCAGTTGCTGGATATGCTGATATATTAATGGTTCCAACTATAGAAGCTGGAAATGTACTTTATAAAGCACTTGCATTTTTAGCAAGATCTAAGAATGCGGGAGTAATTGTTGGTGCTAAAGCTCCAGTAATACTTACATCAAGAGCTGACGATGAAGAAGCTAAGCTTAATTCAATTGCACTTGGAGTTTTGATGGCAGCAAAGCAAAAATAG
- the buk gene encoding butyrate kinase produces the protein MAREYVLAINPGSTSTKVAIFKGNENVLQKNLSHATEELDKFEKITDQFEYRKNIILDWLNSEGYDLSQFKAVVGRGGLLKPMPSGTYKVTDAMIQDLKIGIQGEHASNLGGIIAKSIADIEGIDAFIVDPVAVDEFDDIARISGMPEIPRRSLLHALNVRAVAYNVAKEMDKNINDLNLIVAHLGGGISVVPLKKGKMIDTNNANEMGPFSPERVGGLPVGDVVKMCFSGKYTFAEIKKKMRGKGGLVAYLGTNDAREVEKMIKEGNEKAKLIYEAMGYQIAKEIGAMATVLCGDVDAIVLTGGIAHSKMLTDYVKEMVEFIAPVILKPGEDEMWALNQGVLRVFSGEEKVKIYEEEVK, from the coding sequence TTGGCAAGAGAGTACGTTTTAGCAATAAATCCCGGTTCAACTTCAACTAAAGTTGCAATATTTAAAGGGAATGAAAATGTTTTACAAAAAAATTTAAGTCATGCTACGGAAGAATTGGACAAGTTTGAGAAAATAACAGATCAATTTGAATATAGAAAAAATATTATACTTGATTGGTTAAATAGTGAAGGATATGATTTATCACAGTTTAAAGCAGTAGTAGGTAGAGGTGGATTATTAAAACCTATGCCGAGTGGTACATATAAAGTTACAGATGCAATGATACAGGATTTGAAAATAGGTATTCAAGGAGAGCATGCTTCGAATCTTGGTGGAATAATTGCAAAGAGCATTGCGGATATAGAGGGAATAGATGCATTTATAGTTGATCCTGTTGCTGTTGATGAGTTTGATGATATTGCGAGAATTTCAGGTATGCCTGAAATACCGAGGCGTTCACTTCTTCATGCACTTAATGTTAGGGCAGTAGCTTATAATGTTGCAAAAGAAATGGATAAGAATATAAATGATTTAAATCTTATAGTTGCACATTTAGGTGGCGGAATATCAGTAGTTCCTTTAAAGAAAGGCAAAATGATAGATACAAATAATGCGAATGAAATGGGACCATTTTCACCTGAAAGAGTTGGAGGACTTCCAGTTGGTGATGTTGTTAAGATGTGTTTTTCAGGTAAGTATACTTTTGCAGAGATAAAGAAAAAAATGCGTGGAAAAGGTGGATTAGTTGCTTATCTGGGAACAAATGATGCAAGAGAAGTTGAAAAAATGATTAAGGAAGGAAATGAAAAAGCTAAACTTATTTATGAAGCTATGGGATATCAAATAGCTAAGGAAATAGGTGCTATGGCAACAGTTCTTTGTGGAGATGTAGATGCAATAGTGCTTACTGGTGGTATAGCACATTCAAAAATGCTTACTGATTATGTAAAAGAGATGGTGGAGTTTATAGCTCCTGTAATATTAAAACCCGGTGAAGATGAAATGTGGGCTTTAAATCAAGGAGTATTGAGGGTATTTTCCGGAGAAGAAAAGGTAAAAATCTATGAAGAAGAGGTGAAATAA
- the cdaA gene encoding diadenylate cyclase CdaA produces the protein MLNLDQILEMFLNIGIRDIIDMTIVAFVFYKLFMLIRETRAEQLIKGLLILLMATKLSEWAKLYVIHYLLKNTMTLGVFAILIVFQPELRRALEYLGRSKILSKSIVELADEQLDLKTKEITDAVASLSRQKIGALIILEGNIGINDVIETGTLIEGKISSSLLINIFIPNTPLHDGAVVIRRDKIMAAGCFLPLSENPNLSKELGTRHRAGLGITEISDAIAIIVSEETGAISIAREGKLSRFLDIDTLGRIIKSSCKQDSEYALIKLKWRQKND, from the coding sequence GTGTTAAATTTGGATCAAATTTTAGAAATGTTTTTGAATATTGGAATAAGAGATATTATAGATATGACTATTGTTGCTTTTGTATTTTACAAACTTTTTATGCTTATTAGAGAAACTAGAGCAGAACAGTTGATAAAGGGATTGTTAATACTTTTAATGGCTACTAAACTTAGTGAATGGGCTAAGCTGTATGTTATTCATTATCTGTTAAAAAATACTATGACATTAGGTGTTTTTGCTATTTTGATAGTATTTCAGCCTGAACTTAGAAGGGCTTTAGAATATCTCGGGAGAAGTAAGATACTTTCTAAATCCATAGTTGAACTTGCAGATGAACAGTTAGATTTAAAAACTAAAGAAATAACAGATGCAGTTGCTTCTTTATCGAGACAGAAAATAGGAGCACTTATAATATTAGAAGGAAATATAGGTATAAATGATGTTATTGAAACTGGTACTCTTATTGAAGGGAAGATTTCAAGTAGTTTGCTCATAAATATATTTATACCCAATACTCCATTACATGATGGAGCAGTAGTGATAAGAAGAGATAAAATAATGGCAGCAGGATGTTTTTTGCCTCTTTCTGAAAATCCTAATTTAAGTAAAGAACTTGGAACACGTCATAGAGCTGGTTTGGGAATTACAGAAATTTCTGATGCAATTGCTATAATAGTTTCTGAGGAAACGGGAGCAATTTCCATAGCTAGAGAAGGAAAATTATCTAGATTTTTAGATATTGATACTTTAGGTAGAATAATAAAAAGTTCGTGTAAGCAGGATAGTGAATATGCTTTGATTAAGCTAAAATGGAGGCAGAAAAATGATTAG
- the buk gene encoding butyrate kinase, producing the protein MSEIYRILAINPGSTSTKIAIFDNEKPILETTLRHPAEEINKFEKIYDQYEFRKNVILDTLNEKGINLTKLNAVVGRGGLLKPIKGGTYSVNEKMIEDLKMGVLGEHASNLGGILAYEIASNLNIPAFIVDPVVVDEMQDVARISGMPEIERRSIFHALNQKAVARRAAKEKGKKYEEMNIIVAHLGGGISVGAHQNGRVIDVNNALDGEGPFSPERAGGLPVGDLAKLCFSGRYTLDEIKKKIKGKGGLVAYLGTNDGREVVKMIKNGDKKAELVYKAMAYQVSKEIGSCAAVLKGNVDAIVITGGIAYDEMFVSWIKERVGFIGEIIVYPGEDEMKALAEGGLRVLRGEEKPQEYK; encoded by the coding sequence ATGAGCGAAATATACAGAATATTAGCAATAAATCCGGGTTCTACATCTACTAAAATAGCAATATTTGACAATGAAAAACCTATTTTAGAAACTACTTTAAGACATCCTGCTGAAGAAATAAATAAATTTGAAAAGATATATGATCAGTATGAATTTAGAAAAAATGTTATTTTAGATACATTAAATGAAAAGGGAATAAATTTAACTAAGCTAAATGCTGTAGTAGGTAGAGGTGGATTATTAAAACCAATTAAAGGTGGTACTTATAGTGTAAATGAAAAAATGATTGAAGATTTAAAAATGGGAGTATTAGGAGAACATGCATCAAATCTTGGTGGAATATTAGCTTATGAAATAGCTTCAAATTTGAATATACCTGCATTTATTGTAGACCCAGTTGTTGTTGATGAAATGCAAGATGTTGCAAGAATTTCAGGTATGCCTGAAATAGAGAGAAGAAGTATTTTCCATGCATTAAATCAAAAAGCAGTGGCTAGACGTGCAGCTAAAGAAAAAGGCAAAAAATATGAAGAAATGAATATAATAGTTGCTCATCTCGGTGGAGGTATATCTGTTGGAGCTCATCAAAATGGTAGAGTTATAGATGTTAACAATGCACTTGATGGAGAAGGTCCATTCTCTCCAGAGAGAGCTGGAGGACTTCCAGTAGGGGATTTAGCTAAACTTTGCTTTTCTGGTAGGTATACATTAGATGAAATTAAGAAAAAAATAAAGGGTAAAGGTGGACTAGTAGCTTATTTAGGAACTAATGATGGTAGAGAAGTTGTTAAAATGATAAAAAATGGTGATAAAAAAGCAGAATTAGTTTATAAAGCTATGGCATATCAAGTTTCTAAAGAAATAGGAAGTTGTGCTGCCGTACTTAAAGGAAATGTAGATGCAATAGTGATTACTGGCGGTATAGCTTATGATGAAATGTTTGTAAGTTGGATTAAGGAAAGAGTAGGCTTTATTGGAGAAATTATTGTATATCCTGGAGAAGATGAGATGAAGGCATTAGCAGAAGGTGGATTGAGAGTACTTAGAGGAGAAGAAAAGCCTCAAGAATATAAATAG
- a CDS encoding sigma-54 interaction domain-containing protein — protein MKKEIEIILDSTHDAMIAVDKEGIITLFNKAAEKLTKLKAREVIGKYVADVIETTRLPYILETGNSELNRRQPLRDINIVTNRMPVRDEEGNIIGAVAVFRDITEILELAEEITNLKEMESMFRAIINSTQDAISVVDEKGIGVIINPAYTSITGLSARDVIGKYCTVDIAEGESIHLKVLKTKKSVKGARLRVGPKKKEVIADAAPIIVNGKLKGSVAVIHDLTEIKRLTSELDQAKQIIRKLEAKYTFDDIIGSHEKLVNAIEKAKIAAVTPATVILRGESGTGKELFAHAIHNASNRKYAQFIRVNCAAISENILESELFGYEEGAFTGALKGGKIGLFERAHGGTIFLDEIGEIKMSTQAKLLRVLQEREIVRVGGTKPIHIDVRIIAATNLDLEKAVKEGKFREDLYYRLNVIPIRIPSLREHKKDIYELVLHFIKKFNQEYGRCVNDISAEALKILMDYDWPGNVRELENFIGRAMINMKFNETVIKSYHLAKFIEKDEKEEREKVYIIKDNTNKNLPLKQVIEKVEKEYIEQVLRKNDYNKTKAAKILNISIRNLYYKIKKYGIEDKYFAKKCINN, from the coding sequence ATGAAAAAAGAAATAGAAATTATACTTGATTCAACCCATGATGCGATGATAGCTGTTGATAAAGAAGGTATAATTACTTTATTTAATAAAGCAGCTGAAAAATTAACAAAACTTAAAGCGAGGGAAGTTATAGGAAAATATGTTGCAGATGTAATAGAGACAACAAGACTTCCATATATACTTGAAACGGGTAATTCTGAATTAAATAGAAGGCAGCCTCTTAGAGATATAAATATAGTAACAAATAGAATGCCTGTTAGAGATGAAGAAGGAAATATAATAGGAGCTGTAGCTGTTTTTAGAGATATTACAGAAATATTGGAATTAGCCGAGGAAATAACTAATTTGAAAGAAATGGAAAGTATGTTTCGTGCAATAATCAATTCTACTCAAGATGCAATATCAGTAGTAGATGAGAAAGGCATCGGAGTAATAATAAATCCTGCATATACATCTATTACAGGACTATCAGCAAGGGATGTTATAGGAAAATATTGTACAGTTGATATAGCGGAAGGTGAAAGTATACATCTTAAAGTTTTAAAGACTAAAAAATCGGTAAAAGGAGCTAGGTTAAGAGTTGGACCCAAAAAAAAGGAGGTGATAGCAGATGCAGCACCTATAATAGTTAATGGAAAATTAAAGGGAAGTGTTGCGGTAATACATGATTTGACAGAAATAAAGAGATTAACTTCAGAACTCGATCAAGCAAAACAGATAATAAGAAAACTTGAAGCAAAATATACCTTTGATGATATAATAGGTTCTCATGAAAAATTAGTAAATGCTATTGAAAAGGCAAAAATTGCGGCAGTAACTCCAGCAACAGTAATATTAAGAGGAGAAAGTGGAACTGGAAAAGAGCTTTTTGCACATGCTATACATAATGCAAGTAATAGAAAATATGCACAATTTATAAGGGTGAATTGTGCGGCGATAAGTGAAAATATCTTAGAAAGCGAACTTTTTGGGTATGAAGAAGGAGCATTTACAGGAGCTTTAAAGGGAGGAAAAATAGGCTTATTTGAAAGGGCACATGGTGGGACTATTTTTCTTGACGAAATAGGAGAAATAAAAATGAGTACGCAAGCTAAACTTTTAAGAGTTCTTCAAGAGAGAGAAATAGTAAGAGTAGGAGGAACTAAACCTATACATATTGATGTAAGAATTATAGCTGCTACGAATTTAGACCTTGAAAAAGCTGTTAAAGAAGGTAAATTTAGAGAAGATTTATATTATAGATTAAATGTTATACCAATAAGAATTCCTTCCTTAAGAGAACATAAGAAAGATATATATGAATTGGTTCTTCATTTTATAAAAAAATTTAATCAAGAATATGGAAGATGTGTTAATGACATTTCTGCTGAGGCGTTAAAAATATTGATGGACTACGATTGGCCCGGAAATGTCAGAGAATTGGAAAATTTTATAGGCAGAGCAATGATAAATATGAAGTTTAATGAAACTGTAATAAAATCATATCATTTAGCAAAATTTATAGAAAAAGATGAAAAAGAGGAAAGGGAAAAAGTATATATTATAAAAGATAATACCAATAAAAATTTACCTCTTAAACAAGTTATTGAGAAAGTAGAAAAAGAATATATAGAACAAGTATTAAGAAAAAATGATTATAATAAGACGAAAGCAGCAAAAATATTAAATATTTCTATAAGAAATTTGTATTATAAGATTAAAAAATATGGTATTGAAGATAAATATTTTGCAAAAAAATGCATAAACAACTAA